TGGTATTACCCGTGAGGTGGCTGTGGGGGTCGATGTGGAACAGGATCGGCGCATTCCCCGTGTAGAAATGTTGGCCAAGCGGTTTTTTGCCCCCGCTGAGGCAGCCGTGGTTGCTGGTTTAGACCCGGCCTTACAGGTGGCCAGTTTTCTCAAATTTTGGACCTTGAAAGAGGCTGCACTGAAAGCAACGGGGGGTGGTCTAAGGGGAGGGCTGGATCTTTTTTCCTTTCAGATTAAGGGTCAAACGCTCGTAACCACCATTTCAGCACAGAGTGAGATGACACAGGCCCAGCGAGAGGCTTGGCGTTTTGTCTTGTTGCAGGTGGGGCAGGCCCCCTGGACCCTAGCGGTGGCTGTAGCTTCAGCTCAAAAGGTGCTGCTTCGCATCCATCCGTGCTGTCCCCATGGTCCCATTAGCACCCCCTCTTTGCTGGCATCAAGTCCTGATGTGACGGTTCAGCTCCGACCGAACCTTGGTTAGGTCGGTTGCGAGTGCTTCTTGTCCATGGCCACAAGCTATTCACCTTAATAATCGTGAGAAATCAATGACTCAACAGACCTCTACCCCCAATGCCGACCAGATACAACGCTGGATCAGTGACTATCTTGAGGGTACCCTGCACATTGCCCCCGATGATATTGAACCACAAAGACCTTTTACAGAATATGGTTTGGACTCTGCATCTGTGGTGATTTTAACAGGTGATCTTGAAGAGTGGTTGGGGCGGGATCTAGATCCAAGCCTGTTGCAGACATATGCCACGTTGGAGGCCCTGACAAACTATTTGGCCACAGGTGAAGGTTCCTAAGTTTGTATGCTGTGGTTGGGCTAAAGTAGGGGAGGGTCATTCCTTATGCTTACGATCAGTATGAGCTCTATTGTTTTGTAAATATGGTAACCATTTGGTAGGATGCCTTGCGCATCAGAGGCTTGTTTAATCCTTGTTTTTTTCTGTTGGTTACACGTCAAAAAGGCTTGTGGTAAAAGTGGCATTTATACCTTTAAATGATCCTATACGATGAGTGCTTTCTTTTCGGTGGATTATCATGGTCCGGCGTTCCAGCTATTTGGCTGGGCACACCTGACCATGTTGGGGGTTATCTCTTTAATCCTGGTGGGTTTGATATCCTGGGGAGGGAACATTCCCTCACACCTGCGGATCTATGTGCGTTATGGTTTTGCTGCATTACTGATAGCCAATGAGCTGTTCTGGCATGTTTGGGTGTGGGGGGCTGGCCAGTGGAAGGTACAAACCATGTTACCTCTCCACTTTTGTAGTGTTGCCGTTATTCTTAGTGTTTTCATGCTACTTACAAAAAGCCAGCGGCTCTATGAGCTGGTCTATTTTATTGGTATCAGTGGGGCCATCTTAGCTTTATTGACGCCAGCTATGGGTCGTTACGGCGCCCAACATGCACTTTTTTATCAGTTTTTTATCTCCCATGGCATGATCATCGTGGCTGCAGTCTATATGAGTGTGGTCGAGTGTTTTCGTCCAACGTGGCGCGCATTAATCCGGGTGTCTGTTGTGGGTATTCTCTACATGCTGTTGGTCAGCAGAGTTAACCTTCTGTTGGATAGTAACTATCTCTTTATCGCGCAAAAGCCAGAGGAAGCGACCACTCTGGATATTCTCCCCCCTTGGCCTTGGAATATACCGTTTATGGTCCTGGGGATGCTGTTGATGATGCTTTTTCTTTACTATCTCATCTCCAAAAAACGAGATCGAGTTGATGGATCGATTCTATGACAACACCCGATACCACCTTTTTTAGCCATTACTCCCTGTTCCGTGATGTTAAAGAGGAAGATCTGGCCAAGCTTATCCCGCTTATGCCCTGCCAAACCTACAAGAGTGGTGAGATTGTTTTTGCGGAGGGTAGTGATGGACGCGAGCTCTATTTAATAGAGTCGGGCAGTGTTGAGGTGTTGAAAAACTCGGGTTCCAAAGCGCATGTGATTGCGGAACTCCCCCAAGGTTCGCACTTTGGTGAGCTCTCTTTTCTTGATGGTTCGCCACGTTCCACAGCAATTAGGGCCAAAACAGATCTTAAACTCTACACCCTAAGAAAACGCTTTCTGGATGATGATGTTTGCACCAAGAGCATGATCCAGACCCTCTATAGAAATTTATCACTCACCGGTACGGCCAGGTTAAGAAGTACGGATATCGCCTATTCTGAGATCCTGGAAAAAGAGTTGGTGTTGCACCAAGAAAAAGAGTACATCAACCGTTTTCTGATAACGGTTATCGCCTC
The nucleotide sequence above comes from Magnetococcus sp. PR-3. Encoded proteins:
- a CDS encoding 4'-phosphopantetheinyl transferase family protein; protein product: MGEVEVDLYWVAGQANIEALARQDEVLDATEQDRIMRYVRVSDKRLFRAAHVLLRRSLSRHANISPEQWRFISNRDGRPEIDHHIHTEIQPLRFNLSHTGHFACCGITREVAVGVDVEQDRRIPRVEMLAKRFFAPAEAAVVAGLDPALQVASFLKFWTLKEAALKATGGGLRGGLDLFSFQIKGQTLVTTISAQSEMTQAQREAWRFVLLQVGQAPWTLAVAVASAQKVLLRIHPCCPHGPISTPSLLASSPDVTVQLRPNLG
- a CDS encoding YwaF family protein translates to MSAFFSVDYHGPAFQLFGWAHLTMLGVISLILVGLISWGGNIPSHLRIYVRYGFAALLIANELFWHVWVWGAGQWKVQTMLPLHFCSVAVILSVFMLLTKSQRLYELVYFIGISGAILALLTPAMGRYGAQHALFYQFFISHGMIIVAAVYMSVVECFRPTWRALIRVSVVGILYMLLVSRVNLLLDSNYLFIAQKPEEATTLDILPPWPWNIPFMVLGMLLMMLFLYYLISKKRDRVDGSIL
- a CDS encoding acyl carrier protein; the protein is MTQQTSTPNADQIQRWISDYLEGTLHIAPDDIEPQRPFTEYGLDSASVVILTGDLEEWLGRDLDPSLLQTYATLEALTNYLATGEGS